From the Corythoichthys intestinalis isolate RoL2023-P3 chromosome 15, ASM3026506v1, whole genome shotgun sequence genome, one window contains:
- the LOC130931549 gene encoding coxsackievirus and adenovirus receptor homolog: MVIMWHLLWPSVLLGLFFNICPACPLEIQKEKNHYYVARGSSIQLPCAYTQTVDSQQDTKILWSIVSADGYEQPIIWFTGGRLYSNLYKPMEGRVNFTSADPQNGDASIKIQDVRLSDMKMYRCMVKKLPELELKTLELTVMEAPSQPLCSVDKEDNSMTLKCRSMHGTPPLHYIWSKTSGNKVLPIQATVDPTGATLHWNITERECGSYRCTVESMVATKHCDLHLNCSLPHDSNVSSPLLLTTTAVVAIVVAVTTLFIFTVVLAVLLYRKGKEQSKDINIAM; the protein is encoded by the coding sequence ATGGTGATAATGTGGCACCTCCTTTGGCCTTCTGTCCTCCTGGGattgtttttcaacatttgtcCAGCATGCCCCCTGGAAATTCAGAAGGAAAAGAACCACTACTACGTCGCCAGGGGGTCAAGTATCCAGCTACCCTGTGCGTACACTCAGACCGTGGACTCTCAGCAGGACACGAAGATCTTGTGGAGTATCGTGTCTGCAGATGGATACGAGCAGCCCATCATTTGGTTTACAGGCGGCCGCTTGTATTCTAATTTGTACAAACCAATGGAGGGGAGGGTCAACTTCACATCAGCGGATCCCCAAAATGGAGACGCGTCTATCAAAATCCAAGATGTACGTCTGTCAGACATGAAGATGTACCGCTGTATGGTAAAGAAGTTACCTGAACTGGAACTGAAGACCTTAGAGCTGACGGTCATGGAGGCACCAAGTCAGCCTCTGTGCAGCGTGGATAAAGAAGACAACAGTATGACGCTCAAATGCAGATCAATGCACGGCACCCCACCTTTGCATTACATCTGGTCCAAGACCAGCGGAAATAAGGTCTTGCCTATTCAGGCCACTGTGGACCCCACAGGAGCCACCTTGCATTGGAACATCACCGAGCGGGAGTGTGGAAGCTATCGCTGCACAGTGGAAAGTATGGTGGCCACCAAACACTGTGACCTTCACCTCAACTGTTCGCTGCCCCATGACAGCAATGTGAGCAGTCCACTATTACTGACAACCACTGCAGTCGTTGCTATCGTCGTCGCTGTCACCACGCTCTTCATTTTTACAGTTGTCCTTGCTGTACTCCTCTACCGCAAAGGAAAAGAGCAATCCAAGGACATTAATATCGCAATGTAA